Proteins found in one Halobaculum sp. MBLA0147 genomic segment:
- a CDS encoding AMP-binding protein: MRDWLAHRTASTPDAEALVAAGSGRTWSYEELDEAAEAMAGSLAALGLEAGDHLAVYLDTRVEYVTLVHAAMRLGVRLVPVSDRLTAAELGPRLDRADPTAVLVGAETERQAVAVTADGDELIAGDDDTHEASDEPDDSGGDHSSETEDDAASDGSGGDETDESDDADDPDESSETDGGTEETVEIDEAEADGDDGPVVEVPVFSLDEPECERVAHLKSVEPVAVDRHDWTPSDPLVYLFTSGSTGRPKLVTLSAGNVRRSAVALGFRLGIDPGDRYLLTLSPHHTGGLMPLYRAVLAGTSVVLRTEFDPGGAADDIRQYDVTGVSLVPTMLKRMLDARGTLSDSLRVVLLGGAPAPEELLERCRDYSVPVHPTYGMTEAASGITVATPSEAFDHLGTVGRPLVWTEVTVRDDDGTALPAGEVGELVVDGPTITSGYYGDEAATDEAMGEHGLRTGDVGYRDEDGYLYVLNRKDDRILTGGENVDPGEVVTTLRDHPSVVDAAVVGVPDDEWGERVAALVVRGDESTTAADVEEFCRERLAGFKIPRTIRFTDDLPRTDSGTVERPVVRERLAAAAESAIGDAETSDVEPADESASGTEAGEADATGPETADEQTRESEPGDVESEPRDVESESDSDVDDAEATGDEPRRETGAGAEARGEDGDTEAGGDDAAADEPTAAGGGERAESLPADDETRTESESSDDPADLVEAATESGADDPADLGFDDDAVGADDGARTADDGATGADGAAGADGAAGSDTASGADGETTAGDTGGTEQRHETDDTGDGEPDA; the protein is encoded by the coding sequence ATGCGCGACTGGCTGGCCCACCGGACCGCGTCGACGCCGGACGCGGAGGCACTCGTCGCGGCGGGATCGGGCCGCACGTGGAGCTACGAGGAACTGGACGAAGCCGCGGAGGCGATGGCCGGGAGTCTCGCGGCGCTGGGACTGGAGGCGGGTGACCACCTCGCCGTCTACCTCGACACGCGCGTGGAGTACGTGACACTGGTTCACGCCGCGATGCGACTCGGGGTGCGACTCGTCCCCGTCTCCGACCGGCTGACGGCGGCGGAACTCGGCCCGCGACTCGACCGCGCCGACCCGACCGCGGTCCTCGTCGGCGCCGAGACGGAACGCCAGGCAGTCGCCGTCACCGCCGACGGCGACGAACTGATCGCCGGTGACGACGACACCCACGAGGCGTCAGACGAACCAGACGACTCCGGGGGTGACCACTCCTCCGAGACGGAAGACGACGCAGCGAGCGACGGGAGTGGTGGCGACGAGACCGACGAGTCCGACGACGCCGACGACCCCGACGAGTCCTCGGAGACGGACGGCGGGACGGAGGAGACCGTCGAGATCGACGAGGCGGAGGCCGACGGCGACGACGGGCCGGTCGTCGAGGTGCCGGTGTTCTCGCTCGACGAACCGGAGTGCGAGCGCGTCGCCCACCTGAAGTCGGTCGAGCCGGTGGCGGTCGACCGCCACGACTGGACGCCGTCGGACCCGCTGGTGTACCTGTTCACGTCCGGCTCGACGGGGCGGCCGAAGCTCGTCACGCTGTCGGCCGGGAACGTCCGGCGGTCCGCCGTGGCGCTGGGCTTCCGACTCGGGATCGACCCCGGGGACCGGTACCTGCTCACGCTGTCGCCACACCACACCGGGGGACTGATGCCGCTGTACCGGGCGGTGTTGGCGGGGACGAGCGTCGTCCTCCGGACGGAGTTCGATCCCGGCGGGGCGGCCGACGACATCCGGCAGTACGACGTGACGGGGGTGTCGCTGGTCCCGACGATGCTCAAGCGGATGCTGGACGCACGCGGGACGCTGTCGGACTCGCTGCGCGTGGTGTTGCTCGGCGGCGCGCCGGCACCGGAGGAACTGCTCGAACGCTGTCGCGACTACTCCGTCCCGGTCCACCCCACCTACGGGATGACGGAGGCGGCCTCGGGGATCACCGTCGCGACGCCGTCGGAGGCGTTCGACCACCTCGGCACCGTCGGGCGACCGCTGGTGTGGACGGAGGTGACCGTCCGCGACGACGACGGCACCGCACTGCCGGCGGGCGAGGTCGGGGAGCTGGTCGTCGACGGGCCGACGATCACGTCCGGGTACTACGGCGACGAGGCGGCGACCGACGAGGCGATGGGCGAACACGGGCTCCGGACGGGCGACGTGGGGTACCGCGACGAGGACGGCTACCTCTACGTGCTCAACCGGAAGGACGACCGGATCCTGACCGGCGGCGAGAACGTCGACCCGGGCGAGGTGGTGACGACACTGCGGGACCACCCGTCGGTCGTCGACGCGGCGGTGGTGGGTGTCCCGGACGACGAGTGGGGCGAGCGCGTCGCAGCGCTCGTCGTCCGCGGCGACGAGTCGACGACCGCGGCAGACGTCGAGGAGTTCTGTCGCGAACGGCTCGCCGGATTCAAGATCCCGCGGACGATCCGCTTCACCGACGACCTCCCGCGGACCGACTCCGGCACCGTCGAGCGGCCGGTCGTCCGCGAGCGGCTGGCGGCGGCCGCCGAGTCCGCTATCGGGGACGCGGAGACGAGCGACGTGGAGCCCGCCGACGAGAGTGCGAGTGGAACGGAGGCGGGTGAGGCGGACGCGACCGGACCGGAGACCGCCGACGAACAGACACGAGAGTCGGAGCCAGGAGACGTGGAGTCGGAGCCAAGAGACGTGGAGTCTGAATCCGACTCCGACGTGGACGACGCGGAGGCGACGGGCGACGAGCCGCGCAGGGAGACCGGTGCGGGTGCAGAGGCGAGGGGGGAGGACGGCGACACGGAGGCGGGAGGCGACGACGCGGCCGCGGACGAACCGACGGCGGCCGGTGGTGGTGAGAGAGCCGAGTCCCTTCCAGCCGACGACGAGACGCGAACCGAGTCGGAGTCGTCGGACGACCCGGCAGACCTGGTCGAGGCGGCGACGGAGAGTGGTGCCGACGATCCGGCAGATCTCGGCTTCGACGACGACGCAGTGGGTGCCGACGACGGCGCCAGAACTGCCGACGACGGCGCGACGGGTGCCGACGGCGCGGCGGGTGCCGACGGCGCGGCGGGTTCCGACACCGCGTCGGGTGCCGACGGTGAGACGACCGCGGGTGACACGGGTGGCACGGAGCAGCGCCACGAGACCGACGACACCGGCGACGGCGAGCCGGACGCGTAG
- a CDS encoding adenylate kinase — protein MSDDHRVLLLGPPGAGKGTQGDRIADRYDLDVITTGDALRNNKEMDISELGLEYDTPGAYMDAGELVPDAVVNEIVVTALADADGFVLDGYPRNLDQAEYLSEQTELDYVVFLDVPEAELVDRLTGRRVCDDCGATFHVDFDPPAEQGVCDDCGGELVQREDDTEETVRERLRVYAEETEPVVEHYRELGSLVEVSGEGTPDDVFDRFVDVIEN, from the coding sequence ATGAGCGACGACCACCGCGTGCTGTTGTTGGGACCGCCGGGTGCAGGCAAGGGGACACAGGGCGACCGGATCGCCGACCGCTACGACCTCGACGTGATCACCACGGGTGACGCGTTGCGGAACAACAAGGAGATGGACATCTCCGAGTTGGGGTTGGAGTACGACACGCCGGGGGCGTACATGGACGCGGGCGAACTCGTCCCGGACGCCGTCGTCAACGAGATCGTCGTCACCGCGCTCGCGGACGCCGACGGCTTCGTCCTCGACGGCTACCCGCGCAACCTCGACCAGGCGGAGTACCTCTCCGAACAGACGGAGTTGGACTACGTCGTCTTCCTCGACGTGCCCGAAGCCGAACTCGTCGACCGCCTCACCGGCCGGCGGGTGTGTGACGACTGTGGCGCGACGTTCCACGTCGACTTCGACCCGCCCGCGGAGCAGGGTGTCTGTGACGACTGTGGCGGCGAGTTGGTCCAACGCGAGGACGACACGGAGGAGACCGTCCGCGAACGACTCCGCGTGTACGCCGAGGAGACGGAGCCGGTCGTCGAGCACTACCGCGAACTCGGCTCGCTCGTCGAGGTGTCCGGCGAGGGGACGCCCGACGACGTGTTCGACCGCTTCGTCGACGTGATCGAGAACTGA
- the npdG gene encoding NADPH-dependent F420 reductase: protein MRIALLGGTGDVGEGLAVRWGRDTDHELLVGSRDPERAREAATAYAETVAADTGGDPDDLAIKGFTNEMAADRAEIVVLAVPPYHVADTVETVADGLDADDVVVTPAAGMQRDEDGFSYHPPGTGSVAALVREETPDAVPVVGAFHNLAAGRLAALDAPLGIDTLVFGDADDAVSRIVRLAEEIDGLRALRAGGLGNAPEVESLTPLLINVARENDDLHDLGVRFD, encoded by the coding sequence ATGCGAATCGCACTACTCGGCGGCACCGGCGACGTGGGTGAGGGGCTCGCGGTCAGGTGGGGACGCGACACGGACCACGAACTGCTGGTCGGGTCGCGGGACCCGGAGCGAGCACGCGAGGCGGCGACGGCGTACGCCGAGACGGTCGCGGCCGACACCGGTGGCGACCCGGACGACCTGGCGATCAAGGGGTTCACCAACGAGATGGCTGCGGATCGGGCCGAGATCGTCGTCTTGGCCGTCCCGCCGTACCACGTCGCCGACACCGTCGAGACGGTCGCGGACGGGTTGGACGCCGACGACGTGGTGGTCACACCCGCAGCGGGGATGCAACGGGACGAGGACGGCTTCTCGTACCACCCGCCGGGAACCGGGAGCGTCGCCGCACTCGTCCGCGAGGAGACGCCCGACGCCGTCCCGGTCGTCGGCGCGTTCCACAACCTCGCCGCCGGGCGGCTGGCGGCGCTGGACGCCCCGTTGGGGATCGACACGCTGGTGTTCGGCGACGCCGACGACGCCGTCTCGCGGATCGTCCGCCTCGCCGAGGAGATCGACGGCCTCCGCGCGCTGCGTGCCGGCGGGCTCGGCAACGCGCCCGAGGTGGAGTCGCTGACCCCGCTGTTGATCAACGTCGCCCGGGAGAACGACGACCTCCACGACCTCGGCGTGCGGTTCGACTGA